The following proteins are co-located in the Dromiciops gliroides isolate mDroGli1 chromosome 2, mDroGli1.pri, whole genome shotgun sequence genome:
- the CIB1 gene encoding calcium and integrin-binding protein 1, whose translation MGSSASQLSKELLTEYQELTFLTKQEILLAHKRFSELLPQESRNVEESLRARVSSAQILTLPELKANPFKDRICRVFSTAPDRDSLSFEDFLDLFSVFSDAATPEIKSHYAFRIFDFDDDGTLNKDDLKQLVNCLTGEGQDTQLSTSEMKQLIENILEESDIDRDGTINLSEFQHVISRSPDFTSSFKIVL comes from the exons ATGGGCAGCTCAGCCAGTCAGCTCTCCAAGGAGCTGCTGACAGAGTACCAG GAATTAACGTTCCTGACGAAGCAGGAGATTCTCCT GGCCCACAAGAGGTTTAGTGAGCTGCTTCCTCAGGAGTCTCGGAATGTGGAAGAATCTCTGAGAGCCCGGGTATCCAGTGCACAGATCTTAACACTCCCTGAGCTTAAG GCCAACCCCTTCAAGGACCGTATTTGCCGTGTGTTCTCCACAGCACCAGATAGAGACAGCTTGAGCTTTGAGGACTTCTTGGACCTCTTCAGTGTCTTCAGTGATGCAGCCACCCCTGAAATTAAATCCCATTATGCCTTCCGCATCTTCG ATTTTGATGATGACGGGACCTTGAACAAAGACGATCTGAAGCAACTAGTAAACTGCCTTACTGGGGAGGGGCAGGACACTCAACTCAGCACCTCGGAGATGAAGCAGCTCATTGAGAAT ATCTTAGAAGAGTCTGACATTGACAGAGATGGTACCATCAACCTCTCAGAGTTCCAGCATGTCATCTCCCGTTCACCTGACTTCACCAG CTCCTTTAAGATTGTCCTGTGA
- the SEMA4B gene encoding LOW QUALITY PROTEIN: semaphorin-4B (The sequence of the model RefSeq protein was modified relative to this genomic sequence to represent the inferred CDS: deleted 2 bases in 2 codons; substituted 1 base at 1 genomic stop codon): MGFGSRLAQLGALFLLLRPKPLSEAIVPRVSLPYGSEERTVWRFEAEGITNYTTLLLSKDGKTLFVGAREALFALSSSSSFLPGGHYQKLLWSADPEKKHQCVFKGKDSQRDCHNYIKLLQPFNSSHLYTCGTAAFSPVCAYINIQNFSLERDEQGNVLLEDGKGRCPFDPEYKSTAIMVDGKLYAGTVSNFQGNEPTISQSQGNRLTLKTENSLNWLQDPAFVSSAYIPEEPGQPEGDDDKIYFFFSETGKEFDFFENTIVSRIAVCARCCSYQSLAQGPHLSAWFHKTQTDSSLLTGGTWVGKRVLQRRWTSFLKAQLLCSRPSDGFPFNVLQDVFVLSPSKEQKNRQDTLFYGVFTSQWHQGAAGGSAICVFTMQDVESAFNGLYKEVNRETQQWYTVMDSPTPRPGACITNSAREKRINSSLQLPDRVLNFLKDHFLMDKQVRSNAMLLQTRARYQRLSVHRVFGLHHTYDVLFLGTSDGRLHKTVSSKQRVHIIEEIRLFPPNHPVQNLLLDPQRGLLYASSYSAVVQVSVANCSLXPSCGECILSRDPYCAWSGTSCRDVRHYQSELASQPWVQDIEDANTEQLCNNSALSPVASTLSDEMPCKQVHFLPNTVNTLTCRLLSNLASRHWLHNGAPINNSASYRVLPSGDLLLVGSQDGLGSFQCWSLEENFQQLVASYCVEATEGAANGEDGSIIPVIINTSRVSSPANGKAALVPDKTYWNEFLLMCGLFGFAVVLLALFFLYRHRDGMKVFLKQGECASVTPQDPPVMLPSENRSLNGGGPPSALPDHKGYQALADSSPGLRAFTESEKRPLSIQDSFVEVSPPCPPARVRLGSEIRDSVV; encoded by the exons ATGGGCTTCGGGAGCCGGCTGGCCCAGCTGGGCGCCCTGTTTCTGCTGCTGCGGCCGAAGCCTCTGTCCGAAGCGATCGTGCCCCGGGTCAGCCTGCCTTACG GCTCAGAGGAGCGGACAGTTTGGAGGTTTGAAGCAGAGGGCATCACCAACTACACAACACTATTGTTGAGCAAAGATGGAAAAACCCTGTTTGTGGGGGCCCGGGAGGCTCTCTTTGCTCTCAGTAGCAGTAGCAGTTTCCTGCCCGGGGGTCACTACCAGAAG CTGCTGTGGAGTGCTGACCCAGAGAAGAAGCACCAGTGTGTCTTTAAAGGAAAGGACTCACAG AGGGACTGTCACAACTACATCAAGCTTCTCCAGCCATTCAACAGCAGCCACCTCTACACCTGTGGCACAGCTGCCTTCAGCCCGGTCTGTGCCTACATA AACATTCAGAACTTTAGCTTGGAGCGAGAT GAGCAGGGAAACGTCCTGCTAGAGGATGGGAAAGGCCGCTGTCCATTTGACCCGGAGTACAAGTCCACGGCCATCATGGTTG ATGGTAAGCTCTATGCCGGAACAGTCAGCAACTTCCAGGGGAATGAGCCAACCATCTCCCAGAGCCAGGGGAATCGGCTCACCCTCAAGACTGAGAACTCCCTCAACTGGCTTCAAG ACCCTGCCTTTGTGAGCTCCGCTTACATTCCTGAAGAGCCTGGACAACCCGAGGGGGACGATGACAAGATCTACTTCTTCTTCAGCGAGACTGGCAAGGAATTTGACTTCTTTGAGAACACCATTGTGTCCCGAATTGCCGTGTGTGCAAGG TGCTGCTCTTACCAGAGCCTGGCTCAAGGTCCCCACCTCTCCGCGTGGTTTCACAAAACTCAAACTGATTCTTCTCTCCTGACAGGGGGGACCTGGGTGGGGAAGAGAGTATTGCAGAGACGCTGGACATCTTTCTTGAAAGCCCAGTTGCTTTGCTCCCGGCCATCTGACGGCTTCCCCTTCAATGTACTCCAAGATGTCTTTGTGCTGAGCCcgagcaaagaacaaaagaaccGGCAAGACACCCTCTTCTATGGAGTCTTTACTTCACAGTG GCATCAGGGAGCTGCAGGGGGCTCAGCCATATGTGTCTTCACCATGCAGGATGTGGAGAGTGCCTTCAATGGCCTCTATAAGGAAGTAAATCGagaaacccagcagtggtatacAGTGATGGATTCTCCAACGCCCCGGCCAGGAGCG TGCATCACTAATAGTGCCCGGGAAAAGAGGATCAATTCCTCTCTGCAGCTCCCTGACCGTGTACTTAACTTCCTCAAAGATCACTTTTTGATGGATAAGCAGGTCCGTAGCAACGCGATGCTGCTACAGACCAGGGCCCGTTATCAGCGCCTCTCTGTGCATCGAGTCTTTGGCTTACACCATACTTACGATGTCCTCTTCCTGGGCACAA GCGATGGGCGATTGCACAAGACTGTGAGCTCGAAGCAGAGGGTGCATATTATTGAGGAGATCCGGCTCTTCCCACCTAATCACCCTGTACAGAACTTACTGTTGGATCCCCAAAG AGGACTGCTGTATGCTTCTTCCTACTCGGCGGTGGTTCAGGTGTCTGTGGCTAACTGTAGCCTGTAACCAAGTTGTGGGGAGTGCATCCTGTCTCGAGACCCTTACTGTGCCTGGAGTGGGACCAGCTGCAGGGATGTCCGGCACTACCAG TCTGAACTGGCCTCACA GCCATGGGTGCaggacattgaagatgccaacaCGGAGCAGCTCTGCAACAATTCTGCACTCAGCCCCGTGGCTTCTACCTTGTCAG ATGAGATGCCATGCAAGCAAGTACACTTCCTGCCCAACACTGTCAACACCCTGACCTGCCGACTGCTCTCCAACCTGGCATCCCGACACTGGTTACACAACGGGGCCCCCATCAACAACTCCGCCTCTTACCGAGTGCTGCCCAGCGGGGACCTGCTCCTGGTGGGCAGCCAGGATGGGCTGGGTTCTTTCCAGTGCTGGTCCCTTGAGGAGAACTTTCAGCAGCTGGTAGCCAGCTACTGTGTGGAGGCTACCGAGGGAGCAGCGAATGGGGAGGACGGCTCCATCATCCCGGTCATCATCAATACCTCTCGGGTGAGCTCACCCGCCAATGGAAAGGCCGCTCTGGTCCCGGACAAAACCTACTGGAATGAGTTCCTGCTGATGTGCGGCCTGTTTGGATTTGCTGTTGTGCTTCTtgccctcttcttcctttatcGGCACCGGGATGGCATGAAGGTCTTCCTCAAGCAGGGAGAGTGTGCCAGTGTTACACCCCAGGACCCGCCAGTGATGCTACCATCGGAAAACCGGTCCCTCAATGGAGGCGGCCCGCCCAGTGCCCTGCCCGATCACAAGGGTTACCAGGCCCTTGCTGACAGCTCTCCAGGCCTTAGAGCTTTCACTGAATCCGAGAAGAGGCCGCTCAGTATTCAGGACAGCTTCGTAGAGGTGTCTCCTCCATGCCCCCCGGCCCGGGTACGGCTGGGCTCTGAGATCCGTGACTCTGTGGTATGA